A genomic segment from Gadus morhua chromosome 4, gadMor3.0, whole genome shotgun sequence encodes:
- the pmch gene encoding pro-MCH, whose amino-acid sequence MSSLPSMLFTLLLFSEICAHSMALPLAGAGNYDDDRTDLESLNALLEDNKLPAGAGVQNLGGFTNRLDEGRPRIIIVSDSGFRGHRTHGLDRASSRALAGPNADHTPGDLRVNVDRRETDLDMLRCMIGRVYRPCWQA is encoded by the exons ATGAGCTCCCTGCCCTCCATGCTGTTCACCCTGCTGCTGTTCTCAGAGATCTGCGCCCACTCCATGGCCCTGCCCCTGGCAGGGGCGGGTAACTATGACGATGACCGGACGGACCTGGAGAGCCTGAACGCTCTCCTTGAGGACAACAAGCTGCCGGCCGGAGCCGGAGTCCAGAACCTGGGAGGGTTCACCAACCGGCTGGACGAGGGGAGACCCAGGATCATCATCGTGTCC GACTCCGGCTTCAGAGGGCATCGGACACACGGCCTGGACAGAGCCTCCTCAAGGGCACTGGCCGGCCCAAACGCAGACCACACTCCCGGAGACCTCCGTGTCAACGTAGACCGCAGAGAGACCGACCTGGACA TGCTTCGGTGTATGATTGGACGAGTCTACCGGCCGTGCTGGCAGGCATAA